The Oncorhynchus gorbuscha isolate QuinsamMale2020 ecotype Even-year linkage group LG08, OgorEven_v1.0, whole genome shotgun sequence DNA window CACCCTATTTCTTAAATGGTGCACTACTCTTGACTAGAGCCCTGGTTACAAAAGTAATACACTATGTagtggatagggtgccattttgggaagCATCCAGTATTAGCCTATGAAACTCAAACCCAGTACAGGGTCCAGCCCCCCATAAAGGCCATAAATCTATGCACTATGCTCATTTGCATAGAGTATGCTCGATTTACCAAAAGTGCAAACATTTAGTATGCATGGACACCCTGATGGTTATTGTAAAACAATGCATTTACTTCTGCATCCATTTTACCTTGTACGCATCATCCACATGCGTCGTTTAGCTAGGTCATCGTTTACAATAGGAAAAGTGAATTGGAAAAGACGTTAGAAATTTCCTAACCTGTCTGTGTCttattttttacatatttttttattgcaTTACTTAAACTCTGATTGCTGCGGTCACTTTAAGACGTCAGGCTTGACAATTCGTTCAGCCATTTTGGTACGTTGACTCACTATCAAAACCAGACGCAACTGGTTTCAAGTGGCCAAGAGACGTCATGTGATCTCCTACCGCTATCTAGTGGACAAACTGGGAATCAGACAGGAGATATATTTACATCAATGGATAGATAAGAGACTTCACCTTTCTCCTCTTATGTATATAGTAAGAAGAAAAATAGCATGTTACACAAGCCCTGCGTTTGTAAAATGCTATGTTCCTATGGGAATTTGCACATTAAAAGATccatcaaatgtttttttttctttatttttacaaaaaATAATTTTGGAACAGTAAATGGTGACATGTTATTTAAAATCTTGACTTTTAAATCTCTTATTCTCCAACATGGGGACTACCGGTACATTTCTGTTTGTTTTTCGGCTCTGTAGTAGTGACATTGTTTCGTCACCTTTCACATTGTTTTGACACCTTTATCAGAATCCCACAGTTCTTACCTTTGTAACACTACTAAGCATGTATTTGTTGGCCGTATCGTTTTAAAACTGAAATGTACTTTATGAGAGTAGTATAAAATATTCATTGTTTAGAAAAATCCACCAGAGGGTGTCAGAGTAAAAGAGGTTTACTGTAGCTCAGTGTTCTGATGTGAGGTCATAGTTAAAGAGGTTTACTGTAGCTCAGTGTTCTGATGTGAGGTCAGAGTTAAGAGATTTACTGTAGCTTAGTGTTCTGATGTGAGGTCAGAGTTAAGAGATTTACTGTAGCTCAGTGTTCTGATGTGAGGTCAGAGTTAAAGAGGTTTACTGTAGCGCAGTGTTCTGATGTGAGGTCAGAGTTAAGAGATTTACTGTAGCTCAGTGTTCTGATGTGAGGTCAGAGTTGTTTACTGGCTCAGTGTTTTGATGTGAGGTCAGAGTTAGAGATTTACTGTAGCTCAGTGTTCTGATGTGAGGTCAGAGTTAAAGAGGTTTACTGTAGCGCAGTGTTCTGATGTGAGGTCAGAGTTAGAGATTTACTGTAGCTCAGTGTTCTGATGTGAGGTCAGAGTTAAAGAGGTTTACTGTAGCTCAGTGTTCTGATGTGAGGTCAGAGTTAAAGAGGTTTACTGTAGCTCAGTGTTCTGATGTGAGGTCAGAGTTAAAGAGGTTTACTGTAGCTTAGTGTTCTGATGTGAGGTCAGAGTTAAAGAGGTTTACTGTAGCTCAGTGTTCTGATGTGAGGTCAGAGTTAAAGAGGTTTACTGTAGCTCAGTGTTCTGATGTGAGGTCAGAGTTAAAGAGATTTACTGTAGCTCAGTGTTCTGATGTGTCAGAGTTAAAGAGATTTACTGTAGCTCAGTGTTCTGATGTGAGGTCAGAGTTAAAGATATTTACTGTAGCTTAGTGTTCTGATGTGAGGTCAGAGTTAAAGATATTTACTGTAGCTCAGTGTTCCTGCCGAATCCACTGATTTGAaggggtatccacatacttttgtacacagtgcattcggaaagttttcagacattttccacattttgttaagttacagcgtTATTCTAATATTGATCAATTATTGATTTGTTTtatcaccaatctacacacaataccccacaataacAAAGTGAAAGCAGGTTTTAAgatatttttgtaaatgtattacaaatttttaaaaacagatacctattcagacccgttgctatgagactcgaaattgagctaaaagtgcatcctgtttccattgatcatccttaagctgtttctacaacttggagtctacctgtggtaaattgaaatgattggacatgatttggaaaggcacacacttgtctatataaaggtcacacagttgacagtgcatttcagagcaaaaaccaagccatgaggtggaaggaattgtccgtagagctccaaggagggattgtgtcggggcacagatctggagaagggtaccaaaacatttctgctgcattgaaggtccccaagaacacaatggcctccgtcattcttaaatggaagaagtttggaactacgaagactcttcctagagctgtccgccctgCAGAACTGAGCAAtcaagggagaagggccttgggcagggaggtgaccaagtacccgatggtcaccctgacagaactccagagttcctctatggagatgtgagaaccttccagaaggacaaccatctctgcagcactccaccaatcaggcctttgtggtagagtggccagacacaaaccactcctcagtaaaaggcacataacagtcagcttagagtttgccaaaagacacctaaaggactccgcTTGGAATTTAGGCACCTAACTCCGCTTGGAGTttaggcacctaaagactctcagaccatgggaaacaagattctctggtctgatgaaaccaagattgaactctttggcctgaatgccaagtgtcatgtctggaggaaacttggcaccattcctactgtgaagcatggtagtggcagcagtcagtggcagggactgggaggctagtcaggattgagggaaagatgaacagagcaaagtacagagagatccttgatggaaaacctgcaccagagcgctcaggacctcagactggggcaaaggttcaccttccaacaggacaacgaccctaagcacacagccaagacaacgcaggaatggtttcgggacaagtctttaaatgtccttgagtggcccaaccagagcccggactttaacCTGATCtaaaaatctctggagagacctgaaaacaactgtgcagcaatgctcctcGTCCAACCTTACAGGgcttacaggtgtgccaagcttgtagcgtcatacccaagatgacttgaggctgtaatcgctgccaaaggtgcttcaacgaagtactgagtaaagggtctcaatacttatgtaaatgtaatatttctgttttgtttttttctaaatttgcacaaaaaaacctaaacaactgtttttgctttgtcattttggtgtattgtgtgtagattgatgagtaaaaaaacaacaatttaatccattttagaataaggttgtaatgtcacaaaatgtagaaaaagtcagggggtctgaatactttccaaatgcactgtctATAGTGTATTAGTGTATGTGTCATGAGAATTTCCTCACTATACGCAAATACGAGTGTTTCTGAATCTCTCTTTAGTGGTGGAAAAACACCACCCACTCGTCACTCATAATTATGTAGGGACACTGGAAAAACACCACCCACTCGTCACTCATAATTATGTAGGGACACTGGAAAAACACCACCCACTCGTCACTCATAATTATGTAGGGACACTGGAAAAACACCACCCACTCGTCACTCATAATTATGTAGGGACACTGGAAAAACACCACCCACTCGTCACTCATAATTATGTAGGGACACTGGAAAAACACCACCCACTCGTCACTCATAATTATGTAGGGACACTGGAAAAACACCACCCACTCGTCACTCATAATTATGTAGGGACACTGGAAAAACACCACCCACTCGTCACTCATAATTATGTAGGGACACTGGAAAAACACCACCCACTCGTCACTCATAATTATGTAGGGACACTGGAAAAACACCACCCACTCGTCACTCATAATTATGTAGGGACACTGGAAAAACACCACCCACTCGTCACTCATAATTATGTAGGGACACTGGAAAAACACCACCCACTCGTCACTCATAATTATGTAGGGACACTGGAAAAACACCACCCACTCGTCACTCATAATTATGTAGGGACACTGGAAAAACACCACCCACTCGTCACTCATAATTAAATCGGCTTAAATCGGCTTGTACATCTATGGcaggacttgaaaatggttgtctagcaatgatcaatgatcaacaaccaacttgacagagctttaatcattttttaaagaataatgtgcaaatattgtacaatccaggtgtgcaaagctattAAGATACTtagaaagattcacagctgtaattgctgtcaaaggtgattctaaaGTGTTGACTCAGGGccgtgaatacttatgtaaatgacatatttctataaatatgcaaacatttctaaaaacatgttttcacttttttgtcatatttaatccattttgaattcaggctgtaacataacaaaaatgtggaataaatcaaggggttggaatactttctgaatgctttGTATGATATTATAATAAATTataataaattataattataaatgaattattataataaaaatccccatcaaaattcgtcaatttaaactagagatatctgtttattGAATGGGCTGattctcaatccaccgcatccggcTGAGGCGCTCTTCCTCATCTGTagtggaaggtgaccgagctacaGCGGTGTCTGTCAGATCATGAGAGCTCCCGAAAATCGGTTTTCACATGAAAACGCCTGTAGTGTCCTAACGGTTTGGCCTACTAACTagtatgaccactctatggactCGTTAAAAAAAacgaatggaagtatggaggtcgtttTGTGCCTACCTCAagaaaggggttaaatatgtgtacaaaatatatataaatatgctagatgtaggacagacacttcaaaaacGTATTCCttattatttattttgttgtATGTGTTTTTGCCATGTATATATGTGTTATTCCCATGCATTTGTATGGGATATGGTattaaaggccaaattcaatatttcatTATAATTTTTATATAATTATATTTGTATATATGCCTAAAGGGctcctaaaattccaaatcaaatagctaaatgctCCATGGTTTGACTGACAATGTTTTTAACGAACGAAATAATAGCTTGATGACCTTTACTCGCTTTGGTTGCTTGCTGTTGATCCCTTTCCACCTGAAGGTGGCAGAACACAACTAAATGTTGATATTGTTTAAAACGCCAACGACGGAGAAGGATACGTTTTCCCTTCTTCCTGTTTATAGTATTTCCTGTTCCGGTTTTCTAAACGCGTAAACAGAGGTTTGAAAACATACATTTGTCATTTGCTTCCAAGAGAGCAAAGATTGTTTTTTTTCCTCTTAGAAATAGCTCAGGTTTAGATTTTTGGAGATGCACAGACCGGATTTCAGACAACCCGGTCCGGGCGGAATGGGATCGCGAGGTGGTTTCAGAAGCCCGACAGGATTCGACAACAGCGCGGTGGGAATGAATCCGTCTCCACCGTGGGGATTTCGTGGTGGTCCCCCTCCGTCTTTTGGACCGCCTAGATTTGGCCAGTTTGATAGTGCTTCTCCAAATACTCCTCCAAGAGACTTTAGTGGTAACGGTAGTCGGGATTATCACAGTGGAAGTGGGGGTAAAGGAAGATTTAACAACGGCTCGTCTCCAGCGTATACACCGCGTAGACAGAATCCGAGTCCTCATGGCGCTTCTTACAGAAATTCTCCATATCATTCACAAAGTCCTGGACAACATATGGGTTATCAGGTAACTATTGCatgttattttgttgttgttgcttacaCTTGGTGACTAAGTAACCCTTTTTGTTATAAATTGACATTTATTTTAGCGCCTCTGGTCTGTGTAGTCGTAGATGCGGTTTTGTTTCACCTGCTATTTCCCACTCCGACGCCTCCGAATTGACGCAGGCACTGTGTAATTAACGTTACACATTTTATATAACAAATATTTGTCTGTCCAACGATAACCTTAATGATTCATGAGTAGAAGACGACAAAACGCCATTTTTACCATCAGTATGATTTGAGTAGATAGTATGTTTTGGCGTTtgtctcatttatttatttttagtttCGATTCCACGGCGCTtctcacaggtgtctgtaattgaCCTCCCGACGCCCCCATAATGTTATTTAGGTAATCTAATTGGTTTAGTTTCGATGTCTCATAACGTGATGGTTCTTTCCCCCTGAAGGGTTCCCCTCGGCATTCCACTCCGTTTGGGCCGCGTGGTGGCAGAGGCCAGGGGGCACAAGGTGGTGTGGAGAAGTTTTACAACGCTTCTATGCTGCAGGACCCATGGGCTAGCCTACAGCCAGTGCCGGTCACGAACACAACCAGCTCCCAACAGCAAACCACACATACAGGCAGGCCAGGGAGATATTTCAACTAGGACTTTCCCCTTCAAACCATGCAGATGAGGCCTCAAACCTTTCCGTTTTCATATTTGCCCTGTCCTTTTCTTTTGTTTCGGACTATTACCAAAAACCATTGAAGTGTGGTAAAGTTGCCTATAACACAGACTTCTATAGTACAGCAGTCTTTGAAGATGTCAGAGGATTCACCAGCAATTGTTAGCGGACACACACTGTCCACTATCTGAAGCTCTTTTCCAGCACACCTTGTGATCACACCTTTACTTTTTAAACCTGATCGTGGGACATTCTCAATTTCAGGGCAAATGGCAGCATACTAAAAACCAAACACAGGGAATCAATTATATTTGAAAAATTCTTTCGTGAATTTTTTTGTTTTATCCATTTTGCAGGCTAGTTTAATACCATAcatggtatgtctgtgtgtacctTTTTAATCATACGTTTCCCGTTTTTAACATTGTCAGTATAAAGTGTTGATTAGTAAGGGGACctttttatttacttttacccCTCAGAAGTACAGCTGTGAATCTCGAGGTCTGTATGCACAAAGCATATCCCAGTAGGAATGCTGCTCTACAATCAGTGTTgccttttaaaaaataaaatacaaaccaTAGTGAATCAGATTAcgtggacagatcctagatcagcactcctactctgatgtttttgtggatacgggccctgaTCTCCACAGGTTAGCATTGCGTTGGAAGAACTGATTGATTAGTCGGGTCTAGCCTGTTATGATGGACTGTATAAACCTCCCATTTGTTCTAGGCCTATATTacatgtgaaatgtattttaCTGGTATTTCAAGATGGGCAATATAAACCAGTGACTTGTCACTGCCTCAGGTTTCTACATGTGTAAATATGTATTCTAACGGATATGTGTTTTCTTACTGTCGAGAAATATCATTTGGAAGTTTGGTGTAATTGTTTGTAGTAAATtcaaaaatggttaaaaaaaaacagTTGTGATTAGTTTGACTTGCCCGCAGCGTATCACccttgccctgtgtagggtgcagtcttttGAATTGGGATGTTAAATGGTTGTCCTGACTCTCTGGTCAtgaggtgttaaccctggtgtcctggctaaattcccaacctAGCCCCATTTCCATCAAGGCCACCTAATCACCCCCCTTCCCCTCATTTCTAATTGGCATATCACTCCTCACCTGATGGGTGGTGAGCGTTGGTGGCTGTGCATCACCCAGGTGTGCGAGGTGATTGGTTGGTAGTAAAGCGTTAGATAAACCTGATCCATTTATTACTTTCTTATGATTGGCCAAAGACTTAGGCCTACTCGATTATGTAAATGCATGAGTGGCTTCCTTATGTAATCTGTTAACTTTTAAGTCTCGATATATGATTTTACAAATTGACATGGTGCTTGTCCCTTATGCAACAGTACTACATACATTTGTCTATGTATATACACTCACATGTGAAAATGTAGTTTACTCTGGTTTGAAATTTCTATTAAAGATTGCTTTAACTTTTATAGCTGTTCATCTTGTAAGGTTGTCCCAAGAAAAAAGACGAAACATTGACATTGTAAGTTATTTAATTTCCCCTTTCCTTAATTTTCCAGTCAATTTACACTATTCCACATGTTATGAGTTGAAAGGACCTCTGCTGCCAGCATAAGGGCAGCGGACACAGACTTAATGATAGTATCATTGCTCCTGGATATCAAGCCTCATACAAACAGAACAATAGCATGGGATACCAAGGggcgtgttcattagggcacacggTGGAAAAGTGTTTTTCAACGAGAAACGGGTCTTTCTTATTTGAGAAGTTCAAGGTTCCTCCCAGTTTcattccatttggtgcctaatgaacgaGACCCAGGTTACAATAATTGTCTTGGTAAAAGAAAGAAACGTACTGGACCAGAACCTATGTTACATCGGAGGAGATGGTGTAAGATATTTGCGGTGTGTGACTTCTaacttaatttaaaaaatatatatatttaataaagTTGTCAGTTCTCAAATTTTCAAACAAGATGGAGCCTTTAGCATAATTGGCCATTGGTGCAATAGTTTCCCATTCAGTGAGTCTCCTTAAGTTCACTGGTACATTCCATCCAAGGACTGGAGTAACACCCATCAATGACACCGCAGCACAGTTAACGTTCTCAACTAGGGATGTTCACGCCATCTGAAATGCATTGTCCCGTGTTAACTGTCTTCAAATATCAAAAGTAGCCTATTTTGAAATGAAAAGGGTCTATGTTAACTACttaagtgtgtatatatattgtaaATGAGTACATGGAACAATCAGTTGGGGTTAGTGGTCTGTATAGCCTTGCCTTGACTCTCAATGGCACGATAAGACATTTGTCTAGCGGTAAGGTTTTTTGGTTGTGAGAAAATCCCAATGCCTTAAGGCGTCTGCATAGTACGTTCAGTTTTGTCATCACAGAActctgtgaggggggggggggggggttgtgcacAAACGGCAGAAAAAACCAGAAGAACAAAACAAGGTTATTTATCAGACTATACAGAGGACCTCTGTGATATAAGttatgttttattttaccttaactaggcaagtcagttgagaacaaattcttattttcaatgacggccctgggaacagtgggttaactgcctgttcaggggcaggacggcagatttgtaccttgtcagctcgagtgtttgaacatgcaaccttccggttactagtccaacgctcttaaccactaggctaccctgcctataGTTAAAGGGGATACAGATGTGCCTCGGGATAGAAACCTAAATTACATTTTCCAATTGTGTGTTCTACACACGGATAGTTGTGTTATGGAATACTCTGATAAAGGTGTATGATGATCCATCTAAATGAAATTGGACATATCTTTTAAGGGGCCGGGGTTGAGCGTTAAGTCCATGATCCACGGGATAGAAACGGCACTTCATGGAATGATTCCCATTTTATGTTATATGGAGGGGCctgcacattcctcctgacatttCATAGCAGGATCTAAACAAGTGGAATATGGACTCGGCCGTTACAGAATGTACTGGTGTCTTAAAATGGTAATGTGCTGAAGTAGCCAGTCATAACCATTTTCCAGGACACCGATTTGTGCTTACAGGCCTAATTTTTTATCACCTGTTAATTTATGAGGGAGTCATTGGAAATTCCTCCTTTCTATTTTCAGTCTTGATTACCTAGGCCAGGCTGAAAGATAAAACGAGACACTGACAATTTTCTAAAAACAACCTCTGGTTTAGATTACAAGCATTACTCCTTTGCATATTAACGTAACTATGGTCACCA harbors:
- the LOC124042172 gene encoding M-phase-specific PLK1-interacting protein, producing MHRPDFRQPGPGGMGSRGGFRSPTGFDNSAVGMNPSPPWGFRGGPPPSFGPPRFGQFDSASPNTPPRDFSGNGSRDYHSGSGGKGRFNNGSSPAYTPRRQNPSPHGASYRNSPYHSQSPGQHMGYQGSPRHSTPFGPRGGRGQGAQGGVEKFYNASMLQDPWASLQPVPVTNTTSSQQQTTHTGRPGRYFN